In the Roseomonas haemaphysalidis genome, GAAAGCGGTCATAGTCTTGGCCAGCAAGAGACTCGTGTCCGCTTCCGTTCTCCCATCTCACCCGTGCTTCCGCAGATCAGTCTTGCATCGTGACGACAACGTTGCCGAACGCGCCATGGCCGAGATGGTCAAGCGCGGTCGGTAGCTCGGACAACGGGTAGCAGGAGTCTATGACCGGCTTGATGCCGGCATGGTCCACAGCCCGGACAAGTCGTTCCAGTGCGCTTCGACTGCCGGTGCCGATGCCATGGATCGTCACATCCTTGAGCATCAACGGCATTGCGGGGGCCGTGAAGTCAAAGCCGGCAAGCGCACCGATCTGACAGACCTTGCCGCCGACCGCTGCCAACTCGACGGACTGGCCGAGGTGTGCACCACCGATGACTTCCAGGACGACGTCCGCCCCTCGATCACCTGTGAGCCGGTAAACCTGCTCCATCCAGTCGTCACGTTCAGCGAAAATGAAGTGGTCAGCCCCAATCTGTCGTGTTCGCTCCTCATCCTCGGTACGACCACAGACGATCACCTCAGCACCGTGCGCCTTGGCGATCTGCAACCCGAAAAGGGCCACCCCCCCGGTGCTGGGGATGAACACCGTGTCGCCCGCGCGAAGGCCGGCGCGTTCAACCAGCCCGAACCAAGCCGTGAGGCCGGCCACTGGCAGGGTGCAAGCCTGTCGATCATCCAACGACGCGGGTGCCCGGACGAGCCAATCTTCCGGCATGGCAAGGTACTCGGCGAGTACGCCAGGATAGTAACCTCCGAGCGTCCTGTATGCCGGCGTTCGGGCTGTGCCCGGGCGCAGTCCATCGATCCAGTCCGGCGTGGCGGTCGAGATCACACGATCCTGCATGGCGAACCGTGACGCTCCCTCGCCCAATCCTACAATTTCACCCGCCAGATCGGAGCTGGGCGTGAACGGGAAGCGGAGCGGCAGACCGCGGCCCGTCTCGATCACCATCTTGTCGCGATAGTTGAGCCCCACCGCCGCGACGCGGACAAGGACCTCACACGGGCCGGGCACTGGGACCGGTACATCGCGCAACCTCAGATGCTCACGCCCGATCGCATCGATCTCCCACCGCCGCATTGTCGTCATCCCGATCTCCTCGTTCATGGCGGGCGGCATTATGCCCGTTGCTCAGGAGATAGCTGGGGGCATTGTTGACGAAAATGACCTATGACCGGCACGATCTATTGCGCCTGGAAGGTACAATCCATGACGCCAAGCGAATTCGCCGAAGTGCGGGCATTTCTTCTGGTGGCCAGTGAGCGGAGCTTCCGCCGCGCGGCAAAGCGTCTTGGGGTATCACCTTCGGCACTCAGCCGGACGATACGCTCACTGGAGGAGCGCCTGAACGCCCGGCTTCTGAATCGAACGACGCGCAGCGTGGCGCCGACAGAGGTAGGACAAACGCTGTATGACCGTGTGGTGCCCACCATGCAGGCGATGACCGCCGCCATGCGCGACGTGGGCGGACACGCCAGTTCTCCGTCGGGCACGGTCCGAGTCAACCTGCCAAGTATAGCAGCGGACCTGACGATCGGTCCCAAGCTGGGTGCCTTCGCCGCGGCCTATCCCGCGATCCGGCTCGATCTGGTCGTGGACAATGAGATGGTCGACGTCGTGGGTGCCGGGTTCGACGTTGGCGTCCGCTCCGGCGACCAAGTCGGCCGCGACATGATCGCAGTGAGGCTCTCGCCGGACTTGAACATGGTGGTTGTCGGTTCGCCAGCCTATTTCGCCGATCGCCCTCCTCCCTGCTCACCACGCGACTTGGCCAGCCATCGCTGTCTCACCTACAAATGGGCGAAGACCGGCGCGCTGATGCCCTGGGAGTTTGACGGGCAGAAGGGGCGGACAACGATACTCGTCGACAGTCTGCTGACGGCAAACGACACCGATGTGCTAGTTGCTGCTGCTTTGCAGGGCGTGGGTGTGGCTTACCTCGCCGAAACGACCGCGCTGCCGCACCTTGCCGCCGGTCGATTGGAACGTGTGCTGGACGGGTGGAGCAGGCCTGTTCCAGGTTTTCATTTGTATTATCCCGACAAGACGCGCATGCCACCAGCGGTCCGGGCTTTCATCGACTTCATGCGATTACGTGATGACTAATGGCGAGAGTCTGGTGTGGGTCGGGGGCGGCGCTAGCTGCCCCAGCCACAGGGCCTACCGCTGCCGGGGGTGGAAAGCGGTCTAAGATGCTGCATGGTACTGCCACCGACTTGGCCGGCCACCTTGGTCGTTCAACAGAGAGGGGCGCTCAATGACGCTGCGCAGTTTGGCGACCTTCGCATGGCAGGCCGACTACGGGCAGTTCTACCTGATCGACCCCGAGGACACGGCCTTCCTACCGCCCACTGAGATAACGGCCGAGATGGAGATGCGCCGTCTCCAAGCCCTTCCCTGCGGCCTCGTGATCTATACGGAGGGGTGCTTGCAGCAGCATATCCGCATCGCCATCCACGACGCCGAGCCCGATCATCCGCAGCAGGATCCGATCAGCGGTGAACCATGGACCCAGGTGGAGACGAGCGACGCACGATTTCCCTCGCGAAGGTTCGCAATCACCAGCCCGTCCATGCCTGATGCCTTGCCCGGTGGCCCTTTCTTCTTCCTAGACACCGATAGCTACCGAGTTCGCGTCAGCTGGAAGGAGTTCCAGGGCAGCCGGGACGACAGCGTTCCCGTCGAGCCGGATGTCATAGAGTTGACGCTCTGGCCGAGCTGATCCACCGCACGAGAGATGCCGAAACGTCTGCAAAGGGTCGCCTGCTGCGGTAGCCCTTTCGGCCGGAGCTTGCATCGGATCAGGTGGGAAGCGGACTTCTTTGCGACCGGCATCTGCCAGCGCATCTGTCAGAGCTATAGTCTCCGCATGAGCGGCGCCCCTCGCATTTCATTACTCCTCGACCTGCCGGAAGGACTCGATAAGCTGCGAGCCAAGGCCGCTGGAGAGGGCTTTCGCTTTATGGAAAAGCTTGCTGCCGAATGGCTCTCCGGTGCGAATAGATTTGCCGGGCCAGGTGAGGTGCTCCTCGGTGCTTTTCAGGCGACGGAACTCGTCGCGGTCGGAGGCCTCAACCGTGACCCTTATGCAGACCAAGCTGGTATCGGTCGGCTGCGACACCTGTACGTAAAGAAGTCTGCACGCCGCTCCGGCTTGGGCACTACCCTCGTACTTCAGTTACTCGGCCACGCCGAAGGCACCTTCCATTCAGTCCGGCTCAAGACAGACACGTCGGAAGCCGCTGACTTCTACGTCAGCCTTGGCTTTTGGCCTGTGCAGGACAGGACTGCCACCCACGTCAGGTGGTTTCAACGATCATAGAGGTCTGCTTTGGGGCGGCTGCGGACATACTCGGCTGCCGAACCATGGCACCGGCGCGCCCCCTGTAGGTCAGGACCGATATTAAAACTTTTTATCGTGCTTCCTGAGTCGTTGAACAGGCGCTTCCGATCTAGGAAGCGCCTGCCTTGCACGAGGTTGCTGACTAGGCGGCGCGGACCTGGGTGACGAAAGTCTTGACCTCGCCCGTCAGCTGCTCGGACTGCCGTGACAGTTCCCCCGCCGCCGCCAGCACCTGACTGGCCGCCGCACCGGTGTCGTTGGCGTTGCGGCTGACGGCACCGATGTTCAGCGTCACCGCCTCGGTCGCCTGGGCGGTGCGCTGCACAGTGCGGGCGATCTCGCCGGTGGCCGCACTCTGCTCCTCCACTGCGGCGGCAATGGTCACCGTGATCGCGCTCATGTCGTCGATCGCGCTGGCGATGCCCTGGATCGCGCCCACCGCCTGCTGCGTCGCCGCCTGGATCTGCGCGATCTGGGCGCCGATTTCCTCGGTCGCTTTGCCGGTCTGCTGCGCCAGGCTCTTCACCTCGCTGGCCACCACCGCGAAGCCTTTGCCGGCTTCGCCCGCCCGCGCCGCCTCGATCGTCGCGTTCAGCGCCAGCAGGTTGGTTTGCCCCGCGATGGAGGTGATCAGCCCGACCACGTCGCCGATCCGGCTGGCGCCTTCCGCGAGCGCGCGCACCGTCGCATCCGTTTGCCGCGCCCGCTCCACCGCCTGTCCGGCAACGCCGGAGGCCTGGGTCACCTGCCGGCTGATCTCGATGATCGAGGAGCTGAGCTCCTCGGCCGCCGCCGCGACCGTCTGCACCCCGCCGCCGGCCAGCGCTGCCGCGTCACTGACTTCGCTCGCCTGGGTGTTGGTTTGCTGTGCCGTCACCGACATGGCGCGGGCCGTGGCTTCCAGTTCGGTCGAGGCAGAGGACAGGATGCCCACCATGTTGCCCACCCGCCGCTCGAAACCCTGCACCAGCGTATCGACCTGCGCCGCACGCTGTTCCCGCCCCGCACGTGCCTCCGCCTGCTCGACCGCCAGACGGTCGGCGGTTGCCATGTTGTCGCGGAACACCTGCACCGCCACCGCCATGCCGCCAATCTCGTCGCCGCGGCCCACACCCGGGATCTCAACGGTCATGTCGTGGTCCGCCAACCGGCGCATCGCCGCCGTCATCGCCGAGACAGGACCCGAGATGCTGCGGATCATCGATATCCCGACCACGAGGCAAGTGACCAGCATCAGGGCCAGAAGGACCCCGATCCAGGTCATGCCGCTTGTGCCTACCTCGTTTGCATGAGTGGCCAGCATGTCGGACTGCCGTCCCTGGAAGGCCACCACTTTCTCGATGGCGCCGCGCAGCGCGACGCCTTCGTTACGGATCTCCGTCGCAAGCAGGGCCTCCGCTTTTTCCCGCTGGCCGTTCTGCTCAACCAGGGCAGCAAATTTCTGCTCGGCGGTCCTGAACCGATCCCAGCTGGTACTGACCGCGCTTGCGAGTTGTCGTTCTTCGTCTAGGTCAGCGCTTGCTTCATAATCCGCGAAGGTCTTGATAAAGATCTGCCGGGCTTCGGCATTCTTGTTGTTGAGATCGGCCCGCATTTCGGCGGTCGGAGCGATCAATAGCAAGCCATCCGTGACGCGGATCCGTTCAATCTGGGTGGCCATGCTGGATAGCCACCGTAAGCCACGCACATTCTCGCTGATCGCCGAGGTGGACGCATTCAGCTGCTTCATCTCACGCATCGCATACAGGCCAAGCATGGCCGCGCACAGACAGATGACAGAGAACGCTGCGATAATTTTAATGCGGACGCTGAGATTGCTGAGGAAAGACAACATGGCCGATCTAGCTCCTAGGCAGTGCACCAGATGCTAGTTGTGTCTAGTTAACGCCCCCTTTCGGCATGTCATTCTCTGCGTTGATACAGAGCATTCTCAAAAATACTCGCCTCTTTGCGCTAGCAAACGAAGCATCAGCTAGACCAAAAGCCTGCCACCTTGGCATTGTTCGGCGTCGGCCTATTACCTCGCTCTGGTGCGCCGTCGCAGGGCCTGATGTATAGCGCGCAAGGTTCCTGCCGCGCGCCTCCTCTCAACATCCCTAATGAGAAGTTATCGTGCTAAGGAGCGCTTGTGAGTGAGCTTTTCCGGTAAGCAAATAGGACGCCGTGTTGTTAGCCGGAGCGGAGCAAAATCGCATCCGTACCGCAGTGTCTTCGGCGACATCCGAGGTGACCTGGATCGGTCCGTCATGCATGGCTATGATGGTCTGCTCCAATCCTAGCCCAAGCCCGGCGCCCCCAAGGCTGCGCTGCAGCATGTCACCCGCGCCGGGCTGATTCCAGAATTTAGCTAGCGCTTCCGGTGACAATGACGAGGTTGTGCACGGTAGACCGCTGGCACCTTTTAGAAAATGCG is a window encoding:
- a CDS encoding zinc-dependent alcohol dehydrogenase family protein; amino-acid sequence: MNEEIGMTTMRRWEIDAIGREHLRLRDVPVPVPGPCEVLVRVAAVGLNYRDKMVIETGRGLPLRFPFTPSSDLAGEIVGLGEGASRFAMQDRVISTATPDWIDGLRPGTARTPAYRTLGGYYPGVLAEYLAMPEDWLVRAPASLDDRQACTLPVAGLTAWFGLVERAGLRAGDTVFIPSTGGVALFGLQIAKAHGAEVIVCGRTEDEERTRQIGADHFIFAERDDWMEQVYRLTGDRGADVVLEVIGGAHLGQSVELAAVGGKVCQIGALAGFDFTAPAMPLMLKDVTIHGIGTGSRSALERLVRAVDHAGIKPVIDSCYPLSELPTALDHLGHGAFGNVVVTMQD
- a CDS encoding LysR family transcriptional regulator; this translates as MTGTIYCAWKVQSMTPSEFAEVRAFLLVASERSFRRAAKRLGVSPSALSRTIRSLEERLNARLLNRTTRSVAPTEVGQTLYDRVVPTMQAMTAAMRDVGGHASSPSGTVRVNLPSIAADLTIGPKLGAFAAAYPAIRLDLVVDNEMVDVVGAGFDVGVRSGDQVGRDMIAVRLSPDLNMVVVGSPAYFADRPPPCSPRDLASHRCLTYKWAKTGALMPWEFDGQKGRTTILVDSLLTANDTDVLVAAALQGVGVAYLAETTALPHLAAGRLERVLDGWSRPVPGFHLYYPDKTRMPPAVRAFIDFMRLRDD
- a CDS encoding GNAT family N-acetyltransferase, coding for MSGAPRISLLLDLPEGLDKLRAKAAGEGFRFMEKLAAEWLSGANRFAGPGEVLLGAFQATELVAVGGLNRDPYADQAGIGRLRHLYVKKSARRSGLGTTLVLQLLGHAEGTFHSVRLKTDTSEAADFYVSLGFWPVQDRTATHVRWFQRS
- a CDS encoding methyl-accepting chemotaxis protein, whose product is MLSFLSNLSVRIKIIAAFSVICLCAAMLGLYAMREMKQLNASTSAISENVRGLRWLSSMATQIERIRVTDGLLLIAPTAEMRADLNNKNAEARQIFIKTFADYEASADLDEERQLASAVSTSWDRFRTAEQKFAALVEQNGQREKAEALLATEIRNEGVALRGAIEKVVAFQGRQSDMLATHANEVGTSGMTWIGVLLALMLVTCLVVGISMIRSISGPVSAMTAAMRRLADHDMTVEIPGVGRGDEIGGMAVAVQVFRDNMATADRLAVEQAEARAGREQRAAQVDTLVQGFERRVGNMVGILSSASTELEATARAMSVTAQQTNTQASEVSDAAALAGGGVQTVAAAAEELSSSIIEISRQVTQASGVAGQAVERARQTDATVRALAEGASRIGDVVGLITSIAGQTNLLALNATIEAARAGEAGKGFAVVASEVKSLAQQTGKATEEIGAQIAQIQAATQQAVGAIQGIASAIDDMSAITVTIAAAVEEQSAATGEIARTVQRTAQATEAVTLNIGAVSRNANDTGAAASQVLAAAGELSRQSEQLTGEVKTFVTQVRAA